A DNA window from Iodobacter ciconiae contains the following coding sequences:
- the arsJ gene encoding organoarsenical effux MFS transporter ArsJ, whose translation MLSPQIRQYLIITGNYWTFTLTDGALRMLVVLHFHQLGFSPLSLAMLFLFYEIFGVITNLIGGWLGARIGLNKTMNIGLGLQVIALLALTVPTTMLTVLWVMAAQALSGIAKDLNKMSAKSSIKTLVPAGAEGKLYQWVALLTGSKNALKGVGFFLGGVLLTLLGFSGAVLLMASLLLLVWLGSVITLKQDLGKAKNKPKFSEIFSKSRSVNILSAARLFLFGARDVWFVVALPVFLSQTLGWSHLDVGSFFAVWVIAYGVVQSLAPYLTGKKSGQVPDGKSASIWALALALAAAGIAIAMSHEQHLQAIIIGGLLLFGVLFAINSSLHSYLIVSYAKDDGASLDVGFYYMSNAMGRLLGTVLSGWAFQLAGLIACLWISAIFIIIASLISTALPRNNTNK comes from the coding sequence ATGCTCTCCCCGCAAATTCGCCAATATCTAATTATCACCGGTAATTACTGGACCTTTACCCTCACCGATGGGGCGCTGCGGATGTTGGTGGTTTTGCATTTTCATCAGCTTGGCTTTTCTCCGCTAAGCTTAGCCATGCTGTTTTTGTTTTATGAAATTTTTGGTGTGATCACCAATCTAATCGGGGGCTGGTTGGGCGCTCGCATTGGCTTAAATAAAACCATGAATATCGGCCTTGGCCTGCAAGTTATCGCCCTATTGGCGCTCACCGTGCCCACTACCATGCTCACCGTACTTTGGGTGATGGCGGCGCAAGCCCTATCAGGGATAGCCAAAGATTTAAATAAAATGAGCGCCAAAAGCAGTATTAAAACGCTGGTGCCCGCAGGGGCAGAAGGCAAGCTTTATCAATGGGTGGCTCTGTTAACCGGCTCTAAAAATGCACTAAAAGGCGTGGGATTTTTTCTAGGCGGAGTTTTGCTCACCCTGCTTGGTTTTAGCGGCGCTGTGCTGCTGATGGCGAGCTTATTACTATTGGTATGGCTAGGCAGTGTGATTACGCTTAAACAAGACTTAGGCAAGGCAAAAAATAAGCCCAAGTTCAGCGAGATTTTTTCTAAGAGCAGGTCGGTGAATATTTTATCCGCGGCGCGACTTTTTTTATTTGGTGCACGCGATGTATGGTTTGTAGTGGCACTGCCGGTGTTTTTATCGCAAACACTGGGCTGGAGTCACCTTGATGTCGGCTCATTCTTTGCAGTATGGGTGATTGCTTATGGCGTAGTGCAATCCCTTGCTCCCTATCTAACCGGCAAAAAATCCGGTCAAGTCCCCGATGGGAAAAGCGCCTCTATCTGGGCCTTAGCACTAGCCCTTGCAGCAGCAGGCATCGCGATAGCCATGAGCCACGAGCAACATTTGCAAGCTATCATTATTGGGGGCTTACTCCTATTTGGCGTTTTATTTGCCATTAATTCATCGCTACACAGTTATTTAATTGTTAGCTACGCCAAAGATGACGGCGCATCGCTCGATGTTGGTTTTTACTACATGAGTAATGCCATGGGGCGCTTACTAGGCACCGTGTTATCTGGCTGGGCATTTCAACTTGCTGGTCTCATAGCGTGCTTATGGATTTCTGCGATATTTATAATAATCGCATCACTCATTTCCACAGCACTGCCACGAAATAACACGAATAAGTAA